From the genome of Candidatus Acidiferrales bacterium:
TTCGGGTATATATAAACTCCCTCAAGGTCCTGAAGATGTTGTCGGGCAGCTTTTCGCCCTGTGAAGGAATTATACTTGTCTGAGAAAGATAGCTCATCTTACTATTGTTGTTTTTGAGTGCCGGCTTTGAACCGGGCTAATAGCTTGACTGCCGCATCCCGGATCTCCTCATCATAATCCTCTTTAAGCTTCTCGAGTTCTTTGTCGAAGAAGAGAGGTCCAATCCTTGCTGCTAAATCGAGAGCGTAACTCTTGACCGCAGACTCCGCATCTTCTAACCCCGCCTTGACGACCTTTACCGACCGGTGCGGGTTCTGTCCTTCACAAGTACTCAGTGCGGCAATCTTGGTATCCATGTCCAGATCTGAAAAGTTCGTTGAAATGAAATCCGCTATCTCGTCCATGACTTTTGCACTCAAGCTGAGATTGTACGTTTGAAGAAGATTCTGTATGAGCCCGATTATCATTTTGACTTTGGAGGTTCTGTCTTTCCCGTTCTTGGCCGACTCTAATATGATGCCGATTGATTTCTCTGCATGTTCTTTTAAAACTGAAAAGATCGCGTCGTCGATGGATTCGGATCTTCCGAGGCAGCCGACCAGAGTCTTTATGACATCCTCGTCGATAAAATTGCGCAAGCCTCTGATCGCAGCGCGGACGTAAACCGGCTCGCTGTCGTTCATCATTTCGATAAGGTGATGTTTCAGGGCGCGTGGAACTTCCCCGTCAAAAGTGGCCGGATCCAAGAAAGATACCACCGAATGAAGTACGACCGGTTTTGCCAAGTCGGATAGCGAGTCCAGTTTTTTTATAAGTGCGTTTACGACTTCCTTGTCCTTGCGAATCGCAAGAGCTTCTGCTGCAGCCAGCTGAACCACCGGGTCCTGATCGGAAAGTGCGCCGAGGAAAAATTGTGTGCTCACTTTATCGGGGAATTTCGCTGCTGCGTTTACAATGTTAGGTTTTGCAAATTCGAGCTTGTTAAACAGTTGAATGACCTCCAATATCGATTTCTCAGAATGCAGAGCGCCGAGCGCATCGATGCACGCGCAAACAACGTTCTGATCGGGGTCAGAAAGGTGAGACTTTATTTTTGCAATTATCTCCGGTGTCGAAGAAAGCTGGGCGAGGATGTCGATCGCGAACTTTCTAACATCTTTGTTAGGCGAATCAACGTAAGGCAGAGTAACCTTGGTGGCGACCGCGCCCATC
Proteins encoded in this window:
- a CDS encoding HEAT repeat domain-containing protein, with product MIEKLIEQLYASDPSGIRDMLEALSDFACDNRVLEAAATMLNAEDRGVREAASRLLILCSNEKAASLAAIHILSHNIAVRNLAGDILVKMGAVATKVTLPYVDSPNKDVRKFAIDILAQLSSTPEIIAKIKSHLSDPDQNVVCACIDALGALHSEKSILEVIQLFNKLEFAKPNIVNAAAKFPDKVSTQFFLGALSDQDPVVQLAAAEALAIRKDKEVVNALIKKLDSLSDLAKPVVLHSVVSFLDPATFDGEVPRALKHHLIEMMNDSEPVYVRAAIRGLRNFIDEDVIKTLVGCLGRSESIDDAIFSVLKEHAEKSIGIILESAKNGKDRTSKVKMIIGLIQNLLQTYNLSLSAKVMDEIADFISTNFSDLDMDTKIAALSTCEGQNPHRSVKVVKAGLEDAESAVKSYALDLAARIGPLFFDKELEKLKEDYDEEIRDAAVKLLARFKAGTQKQQ